From the Sphingobacteruim zhuxiongii genome, the window AGTGTATACCGTATTTCTTCCAACAGATAAAACAGTGACTTCGAATTGGAAGACAGCCTTAGGTATGGCAACTGAATTCTTCGACTTCACAGCTACGAAATTTGGAGCGTATCCATGGCCAACTTATACAGTTATACAAGGTGGTGACGGTGGTATGGAATATGGTACAGCCACTTTGGTGACCGGAGGACGTGACCTAAAAGGTTTAGTAGGTGTTATTTTTCACGAAGCTGCCCATTCATGGTATCAGCACTTATTCGGCATAAACGAAACCGTAGATGAATGGTTCGATGAAGGATTTACTAGCTACATCGAAGATCTAGCCTACCAAGAATTATTCCTAAGACCAACTGCTCGTGCTTTAAATCCAATCGGAGCAGCTTATAATTCCTATTATCGTTTGGCACTTTCTGGCAAAGAAGAACCAATGAGCTTATTGGCGGATTACTACAATACAAACTTTGCTTACAGTTCAGAAGCCTATAGTAAAGGAGCTGTATTGGCTGAACAATTGGGATATATTATCGGGAAAGATAACCTACACAAAACGTTTCTATCATTTTACGATAAATGGAAATTCAAACATCCAACACCAAACGATTTTAAACGCACAGCCGAAGAGGTATCTGGGATAAACCTAAAATGGTATTTCAATCTTTTCTTGAATACGACACGTAAAATTGACTATGGAATATCAAATATTTCCGAAAACGCCATTGTCATCCGCAACAATTCAGACTTCGCAATGCCGCTAGATATTTTAGTGACTTATGAAGATGGATCCAAGGAATTATTTTATATCCCTTTACGCGAGATGCGAGGCGAGAAAAAAGCAGAAACGTCGTTTGATATATACCAGAACATCAAGCGAACAGTATTGGACGATTGGTTTTGGACAAAACCAACCTACACGATATCCATTGCAAAAAAAGTGAAAGAAGTTATCATCGATCCAACGCAGCGATTAGCTGACGTAAAACAAGAGGACAATATTTATAAACCATAAGTAAGTAAAGACGATAAAAGGTCTAATCTTACATTGACGTTTTTTAATAAAAAGGAGAGCCATTTATACAAAAATGGCTCTCCTTTTTATTTAACTCAAAATCTTTTTATCCGAAAACTAAATTCACTCCAATAATGCTCACTCAACTGCAAAAAAAGCATTTAATTCACTTAGCGTTTCTTCAGTTTTGATCGAATCCTTGACGATAATGCCTTTATTCAAAGCAATAATACGGTCAGCTGTATCCACCGTATGCGACAAGTCATGACTGGAGATGAGAAGCGTAACTCGATGCTCATTCTTCAATTTCAGAAGTAAACTTTTTAAGCGAAACTGCGTTGTTGGATCCAAATTAGCAAATGGCTCATCCAAGATAACCAATTCCGGTTCACCAATTAATGCACCGATAATACCTACTTTCTTTTGGTTACCCTTTGATAAATCACGGATATAAACCTTCCGATTAAGAACCTCTCCATTAAAAAACTCTGCAAATTGCGAAACAAATCGATCGACATCCTCTTTATTCATACCTCTAAGTTCACCGAGAAAATAAAAATATTCACCCGGACTCAAATAACCGATCAAGAAACTCTCATCAATAAATGCGGTAGTGAATTGCTTCCATCCTCCATCGCCCTGCACTTGGATACCTTTTAATTTAACATTCCCAAAATCAGGCTGTATTAAATCCAATATCAAGCTAAATAAGGTTGTTTTACCGGCTCCGTTATTCCCTACTAATCCAATACTCTCTCCTTCATTAATATTCAATTCAGGAATATTTAACACCTGAACTCCATTGTAATGCTTACTCAAATCTTTTATCTCGATCATAACCTTATGTTATACAATTGATTGTCGTTAATTATTTACTTCCTTAAAGCCTTTTAACATGATGTACTTCTTGCGAGTATAAAGGGTTGCAATGTAGTTTAATAGAGGTCCTTTCAGCAAAAATCCTATTACACCGATTGCGACCAGTGCGGCATTTGCAGCAGCAAGCCCAACAGTAGCTTTCATTACAGACCAGACGGCGATAGGAATCAAAAGCAGTGGAATACCCACCAACCACTGAGCGACACCCATTCCTTGATAGTTGAAAGCGCTTCCATTATCAAGATCTATACGCTTTCGATTCATCGATCCAAAATAAAGAATCAACGGTACATTGATGCCTAAATTATAAACAGCACAAGATATATTAATCCAAAAAATATCCCACCCAAAGTACAGATAAGGTGTACTCAATATGGCTAAAATTGCTACCGATACATACATCAAAATAGCCTTCGATTCCAAATACTGCCGCATGGTCATATTTTGACTCATCAGTAGTGGGTAATAACTGCTATCCCAGGCCGGCACAAACTGTCCAAAATTAATAATGAAGATACCCGATAGAAAAACCCCTACGAATATCAACATACTTGATCCACTTAATTTATCATTACCGTAAAATAGAAGACCATATCCGAGAAAAACAACACAGACGATTAAGACATTCTTTGCACGCTTCGCACGCCAAAGGAGTTTCAAATCCAATTGTAAATATGGCGCAATTGCTCCAAAACGATTTGTCCAAGACAAATCGTAGGTTTTAAATTCTTTCCTTTCTTGTTGTAGGTAAGCGTCTAAGTACAAGTTCTGTGCTACATTTTTATATAACATAAAATAGGTTAGAGCGACCAATAGTAATGGGATAATAGCAATAAACGGATATAATAAAAATAGATTCAGAATTGCGCCAAATAAATTCGTAACCGAAAAGACAGCAAAATGTTCCAACGCATATAAAACCAATACCAATAGTAAAAATGGTACTATCTTCTTAAAGTTCGAAGTGAAATTTTTCGATACGTATAGATTTAAATAATTTATGATGAATTCGCATCCAACAACGCCAACAAACCAAGCCAACATTTGAATGCCACTATAGTCTCCGACTTTTAAAGTAAATAAAGTGAAAGGAATAATAGCCACCAAGAACAACAAGTTCCAAAATGAATAAATAGTTTTCAGAAGGGCGTAGTGAACAATTGCACCGCTACTGACATTTTGAATTAGCAAAGGTTTGCTGTTTATCAGAGGCAAATTTTGAAAAATCAGGCGTAAAACGAAACTTAGGCAAAACCAAACTAGCAGGAACTTATTTACAATTTGGATTGGCTCCTGATCGGGGAATGATTTTTTTAAGAGAGGATATAGAGACACACCAAATAAGAAAAATGCTGTAAGAAAATAGAGCGCGAGAAAGCCCATAAGTAATTTAACGGCAATTCCTTTTCCAAACCCCGCGGATCGGAAAAATGATTTCCATTCCAAGACTAATAATCTGATGAACATATATATAGTTAGTTTCTTAAAAAAAATGGCTAGTAGCGAGTATAAGTAAGCAACTACCTCGTCTTTAAATTAAGAAAAAATAACGGAAACAACAGGATATGAAATTATTATTACGGATCGGGATCGATCTATTCCGTTTTTAAGGATATTTTCAACAAATCATAAGACGCTTGCCAACGCTCACGCTTTGCCTGTTGAAATGCAGCATGAGATTGTAAAAGTTCAACTAGTAATATTCTACCTGCTTCAAATTCCTTTTCTTTGATACTCTTGTTTTCGATCGAAAGTTTCTCTATTGCTTGATAGGAGGCCAATTTCTTCACTGCTGCTTCAATTTTAACTGCTTTCTGACGACCCCTAATTTGATCATCATACTGTTCTTCAACCAATTGAAGCTCCGTTAATTGTTGTTTCAATGCACTTTTACGCAGACTTGGCTGTATTGAAAGATAGGTACTTAATGGAATTCTAAGCGCTAGATTGATAAAGCTATTCCCAAACCAATCTGCCCCTCGGTCTAAGCGAAATTCATTGCTATAAAACTGCTCACCCAGATACGCGTTAACCTTTACCGTTGGCAATAGACCTTTCTTTAATTCTCGCTGCTGCAACTCATTCATTTGTTGATCTAGTTGCAGCGTTTCTAGCTCATAGTTGTTCACTCGTAATGCATGCGCAAATGAGCCGATATCATTCATATTTGAACTCAGCACTTTGGTACTATCTAAGTTTACAAAACGACGGAGCTCTAAATCCGAATCAACCAACACTGACCAGGCTTCATATAAATTAATTCGCCTACGCTCTAACTCTTGCTGAGCTTGAACATATTCTGTCCCCCCTTCTCTTCCTTCATCATAACGTTTTTTGACAATGGTCAATATTTTTTGATAGCTAATAGAATCTTCAACCGCCAACGCATATTGCTCGGTCGCCAACACAACTGCTGCGTATGCTAACGTCGCATCTATTTTCCATTCTTGAACCTGTTTTTCTAAATTAATGCTTGCCCTGTCGATATCCAACCTTTTCTGCTGCTCCTGAATTCCTCGTTTTGGGTCAAAAAGATCCCATTCCATCTGTACACCAACTTTAGAAGACCATTTTGTAGCAAATTTGAGTGGAATGATGGCTCCATCCGCCGCTGTCGGATCAAAGGCGATAGCTGGAACAGGTGTTGTTGGAATAATAAGGTTTCGTTGCAGATTCGCATCGAGATAGAACACAGGAATTCGATTAGAACGGAGTTCCTGCAAATCTTCATTTTTTATTGATTTCTCGATTTGTTTTTGTTGATAAGCATTCCCTTTTGTCATCTCAGCCCACAACTGCTCGACACTCAAAGATTGAGTATAGCCTAATACCGGCATTAAACAGCACATATAAAACAAAATCTTTCTCATATCAAAATACGGAGGCAGGTTCAAGCTTAGAAATCCTACGAACGGCAAATAACGAACCTCCAATGGAAATTAGCAAAGTAAGAAATAATAAAAACAGCGCAAAACCTACAGAAATATGAATAACAAGGCCTGAGCTCGCAACGCCAAATTTAAAACCAAACAATAATAATAATGCAATTATGTATCCTATAATAGCGTATAGGAACGCTTGTGCTACAATAAGTTTATTGACATAACCTTTCTTTGCGCCAATAGCTTTAAGTGTCCCATAGTCCTTAATTCGATCTAAAGCCGATGAATACAATGTCAATCCGATAATGAAGAAACCGCTAATCATAGCAAATAGGACTAATGTCCCAAAACTCATCCCCATGTTAGAACTAATCAAGATCTCCTTTACCGTAGAACTTTGTAGTTTCTGGGGATCCCAAGCCTGCAAATGTGGGAACAGTTGCTGAATATCTGTTCTTAATTGTTCTTTATCAGCTCCCTCACGCAACTTAGCGATCACAATACTCACTTTTGACGGATCCGCATTTCCCAGTATTCGAGCATTATCTAAGGATGTATACATTAAACTAGCACCAAAAGCTTGCGCATTTTTTGTAAGTAAACTGATGGTTGCTCCTTTCCCATTCAACTCAATTGCTTTACCAACCTGTAATTCCGTATTCCAAGTTTTAGCACTAAATATTTCCGCAGAGACAGCATTTGGCTGCATTAAAGAATGTTGATCCCCTTGCAAAATGCGATCGGCATTTGGCCCCATGACAAATTCCGGTGCACTAGCACCAACTAAAGTCACTGCAGCGGTTTTCCCATCTAGAAAAGTCGCCTGTGCAGGTGCTAATACAACAGGGTAAGCTATGTCGACCGCAGGAAGACTCCCTATTTCTTGGACTAGCCGTTGATCAATACTATTGACGGCATTGATATTATTGCTCTGTGCTTCAATAATCCACAGTTCGTTTTCCTGAATTGGAGCGTTGCCTACTAAATTGCCCATTAACCCCATTAAAAAAAATAATAGGCCTAATTGTTGGCCAATAAGGAAAATACTAATCACTATCGCGACAATAATTCCAACACTTTTAGCGCGGTCGAATCGAATAAATTTAAAGGCCAATTTTAACATTTACCGTATTTTTATCGTGCAATCCACCTTCGAATTGATCGTCAGTTTACTCCCTTCATCTACAGTTATCTTTACTCTCCTTACCCGACGATCCTGGCCTTCATTTGCCGTTTCATAGAGTATAGACTTCTCGGATAAGACAGGACTCAAATATGAAATATGCCCCTTTGCAGCATGATCTTTACGACCGACCGGAAATATTAAAACTGACTGATTCAGCTGAACATCATTCACAAAGAGCTCATCAATTTCTGCTTCAATCATGGTCTGTTCAACATCGATTATTTTACCCAATTCCATAGCGCTTTGTATACTCTGCCCTAATTTAGCGTTCAAATCTGTCAATATCCCCGAGGAAGCCGCCCTTATCTCAAAATCAGTTTTTTCATTCTTGACCTTTTGAATTTGAATCTTTTGCTCATTCGCCCTGGCTTGCTGCGCCTGAAGTTTTTGACGCAAGCCACGAACGGTCAATTCCTGCTGTTGCCAATTGGAGCGATCAGTATTCAAATGCTCTCTAGTCTCGGCCTCTTGATCAAAAAGACGCTTGGAGACCTCGTATTTTTCCTTTAACTCATTCGCATAAATCTGCGCCTTTTCAATGTCAGCACGAAGCGTATTATTTTCTTTCGTCAAGCTATTCAACTCGGCTTGCGCCTGTTCTACATCCAAGTCAGCATTACCCGGCTCCAATTGCATGATCAGCTGCCCGACTCCTAAAGTATCACCTTCTTGAACATACAATTGTTTTATTCGCGCAGAGATATTGGAAGAGATGACAGTCCAATCTTTAGCACTCACAACTTTACCTATTGCCTTAATTTCTTTGACAGCTTCCAAGATTTGCGCATTTGATTGCTGCTTTTCTTCTTTCTTATTCGTGCAGGAATAAGAAGCAAGTAATAGCAATATTATTGGGAAACTAGATAAGATCCTATTTATAGTCTTCTTCATTTTTAATCGTATTGGATACAATCCCTTCTTCAACAAAAATCACGCGATCAGCAAATTTTCTAAGTCGCAAATCGTGAGTTACAATAATTACAGCCTTTCCGGAATTCGCTAAAGCTTTTAGTTCATTCATTATTGTCTCTGCGCTCTTTGCATCTAAGGATGCTGTTGGTTCATCACACAGAATCATTGCGGGTTCAGTAACAAGTGCGCGTGCAATAGAAACACGTTGCTTTTGCCCTCCACTTAATTTCTTCGGCAAATTCTTATAACGGTCTGCTAATCCGACCTCATCTAAAGCCCTTTTTGCCTTCTCTGAAGCCTGTGAAGAAGAAAGACCTTGAAGAATTAGTGGTTGCATGACGTTTTCTAATGCCGTTAACGGCTCAATAAGGTTAAAGTGCTGGAAAACAAAGCCTATCTCCTTCAATCGCAAGTCTGCCAAAGCATTTTCTTTTAACTGGGTTACCGCCGAGCCCTTATAAAATACAGAACCCGATGTCGGATAAATGACAAAACCTAATATTGATAATAGGGTAGTTTTCCCACTGCCGGATGGGCCCATAATTAACGTAAGCTCGCCACTATTAAAACCGATATCTGTCTTATCGAGCGCAGTGATGCTCGTATCGCCAGTTTTATAAATTTTATTTACAGCAACTAACTTGACAATTTCTTCTTTCATAAACTATGGCAATATAACAGCTTTAGCCTTTCAAAGTTTGTAATCCGCTCGATTTTCGATAAAATCGACTTTGATCCATTAAAAGGAAATGTCGAAAACAATATAGTATTATAGGTTATGCTATACAAACAGGCTTTGTTTAATGCCTATGCGACAACTGCATATGAAACATTCTCTTCCCTAGCAATGCTTTTTCAGTAACGGTCAGAAAACCTAATCGCTCGTATAACTTTTTCGCACTAGGGTTCGATTCATCAACTAATAAACCAAGCACATTACCCCCTTTATGCACATATTCATCAATTAGGAAGTTCAGAATCGTAGTTCCAATACCTCTTCCTTGTTGATTCGGATCTACGGCAAGACAATCAATATAATATTCTCCGGCTTGCGTTTCATCCTCTGGATTAAAGTCTAACTCATAAGCATCCTTAATTAATCGACCAACCGGTGCACGTAGCTCTTCCAATCTCCCGCCATCGTAAACTAAAGCA encodes:
- a CDS encoding M1 family metallopeptidase; the protein is MKLKYFITVLLLSVVSFAGFAQRKGYWQQGVDYTMDIDVNEKTFQYEGKMTLKYSNNSGQSLNKVYFHLYFNAFQPGSMMDERLKVIPDPDRRMMQNTGTKEKPNLQSRISTLKPQQIGYQKIKTLKFNGQDASFKIDGTILEVTLPTAIADNSTGTFDLTWDAQVPEQIRRSGRNSSEGVAFSMTQWYPKMAHFDEFGWHLDEYVGREFVAPFGNFDVTIHIDKDYVVGSSGKLQNPMEVKGYFKNAKIKAKKNKATWHYKAHNIHDFAWASDPKFVVDSAKSKGGITVYTVFLPTDKTVTSNWKTALGMATEFFDFTATKFGAYPWPTYTVIQGGDGGMEYGTATLVTGGRDLKGLVGVIFHEAAHSWYQHLFGINETVDEWFDEGFTSYIEDLAYQELFLRPTARALNPIGAAYNSYYRLALSGKEEPMSLLADYYNTNFAYSSEAYSKGAVLAEQLGYIIGKDNLHKTFLSFYDKWKFKHPTPNDFKRTAEEVSGINLKWYFNLFLNTTRKIDYGISNISENAIVIRNNSDFAMPLDILVTYEDGSKELFYIPLREMRGEKKAETSFDIYQNIKRTVLDDWFWTKPTYTISIAKKVKEVIIDPTQRLADVKQEDNIYKP
- a CDS encoding ATP-binding cassette domain-containing protein produces the protein MIEIKDLSKHYNGVQVLNIPELNINEGESIGLVGNNGAGKTTLFSLILDLIQPDFGNVKLKGIQVQGDGGWKQFTTAFIDESFLIGYLSPGEYFYFLGELRGMNKEDVDRFVSQFAEFFNGEVLNRKVYIRDLSKGNQKKVGIIGALIGEPELVILDEPFANLDPTTQFRLKSLLLKLKNEHRVTLLISSHDLSHTVDTADRIIALNKGIIVKDSIKTEETLSELNAFFAVE
- a CDS encoding DUF5687 family protein, with product MFIRLLVLEWKSFFRSAGFGKGIAVKLLMGFLALYFLTAFFLFGVSLYPLLKKSFPDQEPIQIVNKFLLVWFCLSFVLRLIFQNLPLINSKPLLIQNVSSGAIVHYALLKTIYSFWNLLFLVAIIPFTLFTLKVGDYSGIQMLAWFVGVVGCEFIINYLNLYVSKNFTSNFKKIVPFLLLVLVLYALEHFAVFSVTNLFGAILNLFLLYPFIAIIPLLLVALTYFMLYKNVAQNLYLDAYLQQERKEFKTYDLSWTNRFGAIAPYLQLDLKLLWRAKRAKNVLIVCVVFLGYGLLFYGNDKLSGSSMLIFVGVFLSGIFIINFGQFVPAWDSSYYPLLMSQNMTMRQYLESKAILMYVSVAILAILSTPYLYFGWDIFWINISCAVYNLGINVPLILYFGSMNRKRIDLDNGSAFNYQGMGVAQWLVGIPLLLIPIAVWSVMKATVGLAAANAALVAIGVIGFLLKGPLLNYIATLYTRKKYIMLKGFKEVNN
- a CDS encoding TolC family protein, producing MRKILFYMCCLMPVLGYTQSLSVEQLWAEMTKGNAYQQKQIEKSIKNEDLQELRSNRIPVFYLDANLQRNLIIPTTPVPAIAFDPTAADGAIIPLKFATKWSSKVGVQMEWDLFDPKRGIQEQQKRLDIDRASINLEKQVQEWKIDATLAYAAVVLATEQYALAVEDSISYQKILTIVKKRYDEGREGGTEYVQAQQELERRRINLYEAWSVLVDSDLELRRFVNLDSTKVLSSNMNDIGSFAHALRVNNYELETLQLDQQMNELQQRELKKGLLPTVKVNAYLGEQFYSNEFRLDRGADWFGNSFINLALRIPLSTYLSIQPSLRKSALKQQLTELQLVEEQYDDQIRGRQKAVKIEAAVKKLASYQAIEKLSIENKSIKEKEFEAGRILLVELLQSHAAFQQAKRERWQASYDLLKISLKTE
- a CDS encoding ABC transporter permease, whose protein sequence is MLKLAFKFIRFDRAKSVGIIVAIVISIFLIGQQLGLLFFLMGLMGNLVGNAPIQENELWIIEAQSNNINAVNSIDQRLVQEIGSLPAVDIAYPVVLAPAQATFLDGKTAAVTLVGASAPEFVMGPNADRILQGDQHSLMQPNAVSAEIFSAKTWNTELQVGKAIELNGKGATISLLTKNAQAFGASLMYTSLDNARILGNADPSKVSIVIAKLREGADKEQLRTDIQQLFPHLQAWDPQKLQSSTVKEILISSNMGMSFGTLVLFAMISGFFIIGLTLYSSALDRIKDYGTLKAIGAKKGYVNKLIVAQAFLYAIIGYIIALLLLFGFKFGVASSGLVIHISVGFALFLLFLTLLISIGGSLFAVRRISKLEPASVF
- a CDS encoding HlyD family secretion protein; this translates as MKKTINRILSSFPIILLLLASYSCTNKKEEKQQSNAQILEAVKEIKAIGKVVSAKDWTVISSNISARIKQLYVQEGDTLGVGQLIMQLEPGNADLDVEQAQAELNSLTKENNTLRADIEKAQIYANELKEKYEVSKRLFDQEAETREHLNTDRSNWQQQELTVRGLRQKLQAQQARANEQKIQIQKVKNEKTDFEIRAASSGILTDLNAKLGQSIQSAMELGKIIDVEQTMIEAEIDELFVNDVQLNQSVLIFPVGRKDHAAKGHISYLSPVLSEKSILYETANEGQDRRVRRVKITVDEGSKLTINSKVDCTIKIR
- a CDS encoding ABC transporter ATP-binding protein — encoded protein: MKEEIVKLVAVNKIYKTGDTSITALDKTDIGFNSGELTLIMGPSGSGKTTLLSILGFVIYPTSGSVFYKGSAVTQLKENALADLRLKEIGFVFQHFNLIEPLTALENVMQPLILQGLSSSQASEKAKRALDEVGLADRYKNLPKKLSGGQKQRVSIARALVTEPAMILCDEPTASLDAKSAETIMNELKALANSGKAVIIVTHDLRLRKFADRVIFVEEGIVSNTIKNEEDYK
- a CDS encoding GNAT family N-acetyltransferase, yielding MQIRRGELKDAETIATHLLLAMEDIVYQFIGEKNYDEAYRFLSTLVKHQGNQYSYDNNWVLVEHSQIIGTALVYDGGRLEELRAPVGRLIKDAYELDFNPEDETQAGEYYIDCLAVDPNQQGRGIGTTILNFLIDEYVHKGGNVLGLLVDESNPSAKKLYERLGFLTVTEKALLGKRMFHMQLSHRH